GATAAAACGATTGTAATATGACTAGTACGTTTTAAAATTCTATCAGACCTTCCTTTTGCTCTAGGAAGCATTCTTTTCATTGTTGCACCTTCATCAACAAATATTCTTTTAATAAATAATTGATCTATATTAATACCATAGTTATGGTCTGCATTAGCAATAGCTGAATCAAGTACTTTTTTAATTAACAAAGCTGCTTTTTTTTTTTGATGTATTAAAATGGGTAACACTTTTGTTACCTTTTTACCACGAATTATGTTAGCAATTAATCGCACTTTTTGAGCTGATGATCTTGCTTTTTTATACTTAGCTATAATATCCATTATATTATAAAACACCTATTTTTTTTTTATTTTTTTA
The sequence above is drawn from the Buchnera aphidicola (Pterocallis alni) genome and encodes:
- the rplV gene encoding 50S ribosomal protein L22, with protein sequence MDIIAKYKKARSSAQKVRLIANIIRGKKVTKVLPILIHQKKKAALLIKKVLDSAIANADHNYGINIDQLFIKRIFVDEGATMKRMLPRAKGRSDRILKRTSHITIVLSNK